The following are encoded together in the Lactuca sativa cultivar Salinas chromosome 1, Lsat_Salinas_v11, whole genome shotgun sequence genome:
- the LOC111876155 gene encoding mannose-P-dolichol utilization defect 1 protein homolog 2, producing MVQMEFLGMDFSCVFGSLSDGKFPEKDCLLPLISKLLGYAIVAASTTVKLPQIMKIMQHKSVRGLSVMAFEMEVVGYTIALAYCLHKGLPFSAYGELAFLLIQAIILVATIYYFSQPVSNSTWIRALLYCGIAPTILAGKIDPLLFEALYACQHAVFFFARVPQIWENLKNKSTGELSFITSFMNSLGSIVRVFTSLQEGAPTSVVMGSVIGILTNGAILTQIIMYQKPQPPKKGRKKAD from the exons ATGGTTCAAATGGAGTTCCTGGGAATGGACTTCAGCTGCGTGTTTGGATCGTTAAGCGACGGCAAGTTCCCTGAAAAGGACTGCCTGCTTCCTTTGATTTCTAAGCTCCTAGGTTACGCCATCGTCGCTGCCTCCACCACCGTTAAACTGCCTCAG ATTATGAAGATCATGCAACATAAAAGTGTAAGAGGTCTTAGCGTTATGGCCTTTGAAATGGAAGTGGTTGGTTATACCATTGCTTTGGCATATTGTCTTCACAAAGGTCTCCCATTTTCAGCTTATGGAGAGTTAGCCTTTCTTCTGATCCAAG CTATAATCTTAGTTGCAACCATCTATTATTTCTCTCAGCCTGTCAGTAACTCAACATGGATCCGTGCACTGCT ATATTGTGGGATAGCACCAACAATCTTAGCTGGGAAAATTGATCCCCTTCTTTTTGAAGCCCTATAT GCATGCCAGCATGCAGTCTTTTTCTTTGCCAGGGTCCCTCAAATTTGGGAAAACCTTAAA AACAAAAGCACAGGGGAGCTTAGCTTCATAACTTCATTTATGAATTCTCTTGGCTCTATAG TAAGAGTTTTCACCAGCCTCCAAGAAGGAGCCCCAACAAGTG TTGTGATGGGTTCTGTTATCGGCATATTGACAAACGGTGCAATCTTAACCCAAATCATCATGTACCAGAAGCCACAGCCACCCAAGAAAGGGAGGAAGAAAGCTGATTAG
- the LOC111876154 gene encoding F-box protein SKIP2 has translation MGQLPSSTAGVPSCRRNDVIYQSCGSMAQQDLTVFLSPLMRKKIDDGLCVANGISNLPDDCLACVFQFLAPGDRKRSSLVCRRWLEVEGQSRHRLSLNAQSDLLSAVPSLFSRFDAVTKLSLKCDRRSVSIGDDALILISLRCQNLTRLKLRSCRQLTDSGMESFAMNCKKLKKLSVGSCTFGAKGMNAVVDNCSSLEDLSVKRLRGIADGGSTEPIRPGSASSSLKMISLKDLYNGQCFAPLIIGSKNLKTLRLFRCSGEWDGVLKLVTNNIKGLSEMHLERLQVTDIGIAALSNCENLEILHLIKTPECTNLGLSSMAEKCKLLRKLHIDGWKTNKIDDEGLISVAKHCTNLQELVLIGVNLTRVSISRLASNCQKLERLALCGSETIGDAEISCIAAKCTALRKLCIKSCPVSDHGMEALALGCPNLVKVKVKKCKGVTCDGVGWLRASRESLAVNLDALVVENQNQNATVEVVVEEQQPPPAASDIGGRANGGSSSNRRSTSLKARLGLTSGRNLVSCTLRRWSSFNGASASQSH, from the coding sequence ATGGGCCAGTTGCCTTCATCCACTGCCGGAGTCCCCAGCTGCCGTCGAAACGACGTTATTTATCAAAGCTGTGGATCAATGGCGCAACAAGATTTGACGGTCTTTCTTTCTCCTTTAATGAGGAAAAAGATTGACGATGGTCTTTGTGTTGCCAACGGTATATCGAATCTTCCAGATGATTGTTTGGCTTGCGTTTTTCAGTTCCTTGCACCAGGCGATCGGAAACGATCTTCGCTCGTTTGCCGGCGTTGGCTTGAGGTCGAGGGACAGAGCCGTCACCGACTCTCCCTCAATGCCCAATCGGACCTCCTATCTGCGGTGCCATCGCTTTTTTCTCGGTTTGACGCCGTTACGAAGCTTTCTCTAAAATGCGACCGTAGATCGGTGAGCATCGGCGATGATGCTCTCATTCTAATCTCTCTTCGTTGCCAAAACCTTACCCGCCTCAAGCTCCGATCGTGCCGACAGTTAACGGATTCAGGCATGGAGAGTTTTGCCATGAATTGTAAGAAATTGAAGAAGCTGTCGGTTGGATCATGCACTTTTGGAGCTAAAGGAATGAACGCTGTAGTCGATAATTGCTCGTCCCTGGAAGATTTATCGGTGAAGCGGCTACGCGGCATCGCCGATGGAGGCTCGACGGAGCCGATTAGACCTGGTTCTGCGTCATCGTCTCTTAAGATGATTTCTTTGAAGGATCTCTACAACGGACAATGTTTTGCTCCGCTGATAATCGGATCTAAaaatcttaaaaccctaagactttTCAGATGTTCTGGAGAGTGGGATGGGGTTCTGAAACTTGTTACGAATAACATCAAGGGATTGAGTGAGATGCATCTGGAGAGGCTTCAGGTAACCGATATTGGTATTGCAGCCCTTTCCAATTGTGAAAATCTAGAAATCCTTCACCTCATAAAAACACCTGAATGTACTAATTTGGGGCTATCGTCTATGGCGGAGAAGTGTAAGCTTCTGAGGAAGCTTCATATCGACGGGTGGAAAACAAACAAGATTGACGATGAAGGTTTGATCAGTGTAGCAAAACACTGCACTAACCTTCAAGAGCTGGTTCTTATCGGTGTGAATCTCACCCGTGTAAGTATATCGAGATTGGCTTCAAACTGCCAGAAGCTAGAGCGATTGGCGTTATGTGGGAGTGAAACCATAGGTGATGCAGAGATTTCTTGCATCGCTGCTAAATGCACGGCGTTGAGGAAGCTATGCATCAAGAGTTGCCCTGTCTCTGATCATGGAATGGAAGCTTTAGCACTTGGGTGCCCTAATTTGGTGAAGGTGAAGGTGAAGAAGTGCAAGGGAGTCACCTGTGATGGTGTAGGCTGGTTGAGAGCTAGTCGGGAATCATTAGCTGTGAATTTGGATGCTTTGGTGGTTGAAAATCAAAACCAGAATGCAACcgttgaggtggtggtggaggagcaACAACCACCACCAGCAGCTAGTGACATTGGAGGCCGTGCTAATGGTGGTTCTAGCAGTAACAGGAGGTCAACATCATTGAAGGCAAGGCTGGGGCTTACATCTGGGAGAAATTTAGTTTCTTGCACTTTGAGACGGTGGTCAAGCTTTAATGGCGCTTCGGCTTCACAAAGTCATTAG